The genomic segment AATCAAGAGTTCTGATCTCTCGCCAGAAGGAACACACGCCGGTAACGGCGCTAGGATAAGTATAATCATAGCATTACGATAATACTAATACAGTGCTTCGCGCTTTTTTTCCTTGGCAATGTatgaataattgttataaaatgtcaCGGATATAGAAAATGGAAGAAACGACGAGTGGCGCTGTCCCCGTTCCTTTCCTTCGTTCCTTTTCGTCAGCGGCAGCTTTTTTAAGCGGCTATCTTTTCGGCGTCGATCGCTGAAAACATCGCGAATAATATTATCTCAGTAAACAATATGAAAATCTAATTTCGGACGAATTCGATAATCAAGAACAAATAATGTACCTTCTTTGGTGGGCAGGGGATTCTTTTCAAGGGTTTCTGCATGCTTTAGCTTCGCCGGATCAAAGTTCTCGATACCGGAAATCAGTTGTTGTTTCCCTTTTTCTTGCTGGATCGCTACAAcgagtgaaataaaattttagtttataataatttttataaaataactatattgttttcttatgcaatataacatatgaaaaaaaatttttatttcattattctataataaattattatttaataaatattaagttaatttttttaatcatattgcATGCCAAACTTCAACATAGCTATTCCATCAAGAAGTAGtaacaaaactatatatatatatatatatatatatatatatatatatatatatatatatatatacatatgtataatagaagGTTGGTCTGCAAGTTTAAAGCTaatatcttttgaaagattagaaattctcaattttataGAATCATAGAAGATAAATTCCTACTCTCTTTCACCTATTGTTTGAAGTTcctttattctatatataagttttattattacttcttaatggaataatttaaaaagctgATTTATATTGTACCATCTTTATCGGGTAGCGGATTCTTCTCCTGAGTCTCGGTATGTTTCAGACTCGCGGTGTCAAACTTCTCAATCCCGGCGATCAGCGTTTGCTGGGTCTTCTCCGCGGCAACGTCTGCAAGTAAGACGATTGATCTCAGAAACggcaataaataacaattacatTAGTAGGATCGAAAAGCATGTCACCTTgtcttgatataaatttactatatCTAGCTAATGGCCTAGTTTCGTATACAAAGATTAGcgagaaataaattcaaaaaattattgacacACGGTTTATATGTTGCACGATCGACGAGCGCAACGCGATCAATCAATGACTGGTACCGTTTGTTGTCCTTTCTTTATAAGGCGCTTGTCTATTAATGCTTCAGGCAGATAAGATCTATGCACTTCCACACACACAAGATAAAATTAcgtcttatatttaatttcaaattgaaatcccgatagaaattaaaatttcttaataaatttttaatatacaaaattaataaataaattattattgattcatatttttgaatttattctcTTGAATAGTGATTTAACTTGTTgctatacattataatatattgaatattaaaacatcTCATTTTAATGGTAAAATGGTTAAATTCTCcgactatatttttgttattttaatctataatatattaaagatacataatttgaaagaaatctTGAAAAGTTGTAATAGCTTTATACGTCGAAAGCTTCAAGTTTCACGACATTTCAGTTGAGAAAGTATCAATTTCAAATCGAATCAAGGAATCCGTATAAGATAAAAGAAGGAATGTATGAAGCCGTACATATAGTTACCTAAACTTACtacaagttatttttttaatatctattctaaattttatcttataaaattgtatagcAAAAAGTTaatgacaaagaaaaaaagaacaagcAAAATGACACATAAAATGCCATCACCAAAAGCCATCACAGTTCCCTTCATTTCTTGCTGTTTAAAGTAAAGCTTTATGCGACCAATCCCGAAAACCACAAGCCATAGTCATCTCTTGAATTCTCACAGTACTATACTGTAAAACGACCAAGGTAACAATCCAAATGAGATTGGGAAATTGAAAAGCGGCGTCCCAGAAGCTCCATCGGTTTTAAGGAGCAATACCTTTGGCGTTAGGCAATACAATCTTCTCTTTTGTGTCGGCATGCTTCAACTGATCTGCCTTAAATGTCTCCAGGCCGTGTATCAACTCAGAGTGCTGCCGCTCCTGTCGTACGTCTACGTCAGCAATTCACACATTTTTATTGCAGCTGCAGTTGTTTTTATCGGAGCTCCGCTCGTGCCTCAATTTTTCCTCGCACCCCGCATTTAGCGCTAAACGTGTCTGATTATGAGTCTTACTTAAATAaagattgcaaaattttatttcaattgaaATTCGCTATAAGCACACGTATAGCGCTAAATGCATCTAAGGGCAGATGCGGACCTAAATGAAGACTTGTGCATAGATTTTGTaagatattaatacaatattaaaacaataatataaaacgtaaaaagaaaaatttttatgtgcaatatatatacataaaaataacttgatgaaaaatattgaagccAAACACACATTAATGCATATTAACAAATCgtgttatatatcaattaatcaaatattgtgAAATTAATAGAGGGTGcaaatacaaaagtaaaacgccatcaaatattaaatacattgcGAGCAAAACGTAAAAGTAAGATAACACAAATGAAAATTTCGAGCAGAgttgaaatgtatttttacgcACCTTCAGCGGAaggtaaaacatttttttcggcAGTGGCGGCTTTCTTCATACAGCCATGATTGAAACCTTCCAATTCGCTTTTTAGGTCTAGGGCTACTTTGGGTAGGTCTTTCAACGATGGACTCGACATGGTTCAGCCTTGTACTTCTTAATCTGTAAGacagaaatattataagtcAATCATTTCTTTATCGAATGGACAAGTCTCGAACAAATCGAATTTATAGATCCACGCAATGGCAGTACTTTAATGCTTAcgtagatattttattaattcatattttataaattctgtaAGTGTGTAACaatcattttattactttaaatttcttGACAAATTTAAGATTCAaactgtattaaaaaatacgcaaATAATCAGTCATTATAATCCGAAGtatattatcgattaaaatcgatataatcTCGAATATGTGATcgtctttcttcttcttaaaatattttctagaatagaagtattttttagaatgcgcgacaaaagaaaataataaaaatttaattaatctttctaaagtaatacattttttttttaatttctcgtgCTATCATTatgattcaaataattaaattataattatgataataaagaataaaataaatatttgatgtaCGATTTCataatctctaaaaaaattttataacgtttGGATTCTCTCATGTTCTTGTTtctatatgataataatatagctGTGACAGCAGGCATCAGGAATGTCTTCATCTTCGGgttcaacatttttaaatcagaCACAGCTGTTGGTTCGGAGAAGAATTAATAACGTCATCCTCGAATAGGAGATGAAAAAAGTTATGCTAACTTTAGACTGAATCTTAATGTTCGAGTTATCTTACATTCTTAGACAGCCTagcaaactattttttataagaattttatttcgcatCAGAACCTAACCGACAGTCTAGACACGATGTGCCCGACCCGAAAATGCTGAACCCGGAAGTGAAGGCATTTCTGACGCCTTCTGCACGAGCACCTGCCTGTATTAATTTAGCGTCCTGGAGAACTGCGAATAACGGAACATGCAATATCGCGCGTGTTATTAGGTATATGAGAATCATTTTCGCGTAAGGTGAATATAtcggagagaaagaggaacgCCGTTTTCCAATCGTCAGCGAACATGCGGCGGTTTTCTTTGTTGAATCGAAGCACCGGCAATCCGCTGACAACAGCGGTTGCTATTGAATACCAACCAAGTTGTTACAAATGAAGCTATCGACAGCGACGTCGGAATTGCGCATCGCGATACACCACAAATGCAGCGGAATTTTATTTGCGAAAAGTTTCccgactgacaatgagatttcGTTGATGCGACACTTTaatcggaaaaaaaaagagaaacataaaataaatagataaataatattaaatttttttaagttacaatacattatagtgtcttttattttatttcgagtaTCGAGAAAGTATCATATCTCAAGTCTCAGACATATACTCTTCTCTTTAACATaggaaagataatatttaattgtttgttaaattaaaaataatattatagaattatacattaaaagtaagatataaataaaattaataatgactCTCTCGAATatcattaaattgtaaattgtgtACGAAGAGCAGAAAGGAAAAAGCAAGAAAGGAACATATCAATGATGATTTAGAAAATTGCGTGAAGAGTccaatttatttgttataaaattaaaagcgtAATGCTCAACCGACGACTGACATTTATGTATCACGCAGCGGAAACAGCAGTGGTTCATTGTTTCCGGTCTCCGTTTCCTTCTAACATTTCGTTTCTTGTCGCATTTCCTTCGCAAGCGTAACTTCGTTCGCGTAAAGTTGAGTCTTTGCTAAAAtcgttaaagtaaaaaaatatttctcaggTAATTTCTAAAacgtgaaaattaaataattaactatgGTCTACTTATGGCCAAAATAGTTATTAGCAATGCGATCATTATATGTGGAGACATGTGTTTAAGGTACAACATTTAATTCAATGGATAATAAAGTCCCCGATAACAATCTTTGTGCATTTTCGTATTTATGTCAGTAgaagaatcaaatatttttaatcttttacttCGTGTTACACGCGCGAGATATTACGCTGCATTTGCTTTCGTCCGCGCCTATCATttgttatttacaataatgacGCATCAAGAGAGAGACTGATAAATATGTTGTACGACGATGTCAATTCCTTCCTTCTTTTCACCGTACAACACGATCTTTCGCaatattacattgtattaaaattaaattacaccTCCAGATAAGTACatgtttcaaagaaaaatatatagcaacacatttacagtaattaatcaaattctttttttaaattaaaaaaaaaaaaaaaggataattctcagcaatattataaataaaattttttttacaaaatttgcgTATCATCTTTCGCATTGAACAacaaatctttctcttttcgcaAAGAGAAAATTCGATTCCCTGTCAAGATCGTACCAAACAttcgatgtaaataattaatagttgcGGCACGAAATCGACGTCGCGTCGTCGCGTCTGTGGATTACTATACTTATctatacacatgtatgtagATGTCTTGTGTATCGAATCCCCAGTACTGGCGACGCGTTTATGCATTAAACTGTCAATGACTCATTCGTCGAATACCCCCTTTCTCCCAACGCGCTCCTCGTCAGCGTTTGCGATCGCGTGCATTCAGGCAGACTTAAAACTTCATCTGACTCAAcgtgaaaaaatgtaaataaaaaaaaaaggaacgcAATACTAATTACGCGTACGTGGGTGATCGGTATCGATCAGCTCTTTACTCCTACGtccttctttattaaaatagtcgTTTTACGTTTTGTGATGAAATCGATTTCTACACGTACGCATTGCAAATGCATTTTCCgacaatataacaaattaatatttcattatttatattcattacaGCATCAATTACATTATCTCATAATGTAAGtagcattaattatatagttacgtaagttgtattaatatataattaattcacgCATGAAAAAGACAGATTATTTAGTCATGTTTGtgcgtaaaaagaaaatatgaaatgttCCATTCGcgttacataatattatttatatcacaaGAACTCATCAGAAAGCAAATAATGATATCGACATCGAATTCGCTCATGTGCGAGCAAACTCTCAGGTAAGAATCAAATATATGCGGAGTAAGAAAAGGTCTACATTCCACGTGGGTGAAGTCACGTAGGAGGACTACTCTTATATTACTAACCGGCATTATCAGTACACGGCATTGATTGTAACACACGGTGCAAGGCCGCcaattttatgtatcttttttttttttacaaaacaatGAAACGAGAAAAACAGGAAACGAAGATCAAAAGGTCAAACGATATTTCGCAAACGGTAAATTCATCGttgaaatgtttatattaacactttcggaattttataattttaataaattaataatattctattataattctaattataatagaatataaaacatacggagaaaattaaaaagacgGATAATAAGCGGACATTCGAGGGCCAGGGCACGGCCCTGGAGGATCGCGAGAGAGGTTTT from the Anoplolepis gracilipes chromosome 11, ASM4749672v1, whole genome shotgun sequence genome contains:
- the Cib gene encoding uncharacterized protein Cib isoform X2; this encodes MSSPSLKDLPKVALDLKSELEGFNHGCMKKAATAEKNVLPSAEDVAAEKTQQTLIAGIEKFDTASLKHTETQEKNPLPDKDAIQQEKGKQQLISGIENFDPAKLKHAETLEKNPLPTKEAIDAEKIAA
- the Cib gene encoding uncharacterized protein Cib isoform X1, producing the protein MSSPSLKDLPKVALDLKSELEGFNHGCMKKAATAEKNVLPSAEDVRQERQHSELIHGLETFKADQLKHADTKEKIVLPNAKDVAAEKTQQTLIAGIEKFDTASLKHTETQEKNPLPDKDAIQQEKGKQQLISGIENFDPAKLKHAETLEKNPLPTKEAIDAEKIAA